In Daphnia magna isolate NIES linkage group LG7, ASM2063170v1.1, whole genome shotgun sequence, a single genomic region encodes these proteins:
- the LOC116927214 gene encoding uncharacterized protein LOC116927214, with protein sequence MNRKLLAAASVLIGLISISAQIASYVHTRQMVDYVSSGLWGGAFMIASATLILLEKPKDRCILTLTCLSLASGLIMMILYSWNLNRFFQVYTTWEICEFYAPGLLINPSMCKALVTLHGLMIALGFFAVLINSALLFLTCRQPVSRSQPKHSHKSDPLAPSRMCSTLI encoded by the exons ATGAACCGGAAACTGTTGGCAGCAGCAAGTGTTTTGATCGGTCTCATCTCCATCAGTGCCCAG ATTGCGAGTTATGTCCACACTCGCCAGATGGTAGACTACGTCTCTTCGGGACTGTGGGGCGGAGCCTTCATGATCGCCTCTGCCACTTTAATTTTACTCGAAAA GCCCAAGGATCGCTGCATCCTGACGCTAACTTGTTTATCGCTCGCTAGCGGTTTAATTATGATGATCCTTTACTCTTGGAATTTGAATCGATTCTTTCAAGTCTACACAACGTGGGAAATTTGCGAATTCTACGCGCCTGGTCTCCTCATTAATCCTTCCATGT GTAAAGCTCTCGTGACTTTGCATGGACTGATGATTGCCCTCGGTTTCTTCGCCGTCCTTATCAATTCGGCTCTACTCTTCCTCACTTGCCGCCAACCCGTCAGCAGATCGCAACCAAAACACTCGCACAAATCCGATCCTTTGGCTCCTTCTAGAATGTGCAGCACCTTAATCTAA
- the LOC116936054 gene encoding lactosylceramide 1,3-N-acetyl-beta-D-glucosaminyltransferase A-like, which produces MIDDRWPRTMFTLDVNGTDPADGGLARISVYVTLCSHFRFNTVDIDFHAYLLDADDTVEQKVNDERIRGLYFVAMPLLNTVMKCFLISSATLTVFYFYLFSFRNFDSEKNHVWFLIDPADPLDNQKSKVVEHLSHAVGEFSDVDAYVRYMTSFLALKPVGDSPALKPEFGPVINVVGFQYSINPSVHRCEKVNLFIIVISAPGNFVHRKLVRRTWGSHLNRGNHREQSSTQFAFLIGLTNDTTVQNAIRNESIIHEDLIQVDLMDSYMNLTLKTVAMLHWSFHFCPNAKFILKCDDDVYINVRQLITLVSRLPLNSSTIYGSAVTNLKPTRPREVDAISLVVDEDEIKWAISEQLWPWSTYPTYVSGGCYLIDSAAIGPLLAAAQTTPYFPFEDLYVNGLCARKANVHVLASDRMLGAVLDVVEDLLDEDWWLTKNFVAWLTSSADEMIASHLATQVYFTHDCRAGRNRKDVRIPHFNWSHILIEAPTEEETIAV; this is translated from the exons ATGATTGACGACAGGTGGCCGAGAACGATGTTTACACTTGACGTCAATGGTACGGATCCAGCTGATGGAGGTCTGGCACGTATATCCGTTTACGTAACGTTGTGCAGTCACTTCCGTTTCAATACCGTCGATATTGATTTTCACGCATATTTATTAGACGCTGACGATACAGTTGAACAGAAGGTAAATGACGAACGAATACGGGGGTTGTATTTCGTCGCCATGCCGTTGCTCAACACAGTCATGAAATGTTTTCTAATCTCCAGTGCTACGCTgactgttttttatttctatttgttttcatttcgtAATTTCGACAGCGAAAAAAATCACGTTTGGTTTCTAATTGATCCCGCCGATCCGTTAGATAACCAAAAATCGAAAGTGGTGGAACATTTGTCACATGCCGTAGGGGAATTCAGCGACGTCGACGCGTACGTTCGCTACATGACGTCCTTTTTGGCTTTGAAACCGGTTGGCGATTCCCCTGCGTTGAAACCGGAATTCGGACCTGTGATAAATGTCGTGGGTTTCCAGTACTCGATCAACCCGTCAGTCCATCGTTGCGAGAAGGTGAACCTTTTTATCATCGTGATTAGCGCACCAGGAAATTTCGTGCATCGTAAACTGGTCCGAAGGACGTGGGGCTCTCATTTGAATCGGGGTAACCACCGCGAACAATCGTCAACTCAATTCGCTTTTCTAATCGGCTTGACTAACGACACGACTGTCCAAAATGCCATTCGTAATGAGAGTATCATCCACGAGGATTTGATTCAGGTGGATCTAATGGATTCGTACATGAACTTGACTTTGAAAACAGTTGCTATGCTGCACTGGTCTTTTCATTTCTGCCCGAATGCCAAGTTTATCCTCAAATGCGATGACGATGTTTACATTAACGTGCGTCAGTTGATCACCCTCGTCAGCCGATTACCTTTGAATAGTTCCACCATCTACGGCTCGGCCGTAACTAATTTGAAGCCTACCAGACCCCGAGAGGTCGATGCCATATCTCTAGTAGTGGACGAGGACGAGATAAAATGGGCCATTAGTGAGCAATTGTGGCCGTGGTCGACGTATCCGACGTACGTCTCGGGCGGATGTTACCTCATCGACTCGGCCGCTATCGGTCCGCTATTAGCGGCGGCTCAAACGACGCCCTATTTCCCGTTTGAGGATCTCTACGTGAATGGACTGTGCGCCAGGAAAGCCAACGTTCACGTTTTAGCGTCTGACAG AATGCTCGGCGCAGTACTTGACGTCGTCGAAGACTTGCTGGATGAAGATTGGTGGTTGACGAAGAATTTCGTGGCGTGGCTCACCTCGTCAGCAGATGAAATGATCGCATCTCATCTTGCCACTCAAGTTTACTTCACTCACGATTGTAGAGCTGGAAGAAATCGAAAAGATGTGCGAATACCCCATTTCAACTGGTCTCACATTTTAATAGAAGCACCcacagaagaagaaacgatTGCTGTTTAA
- the LOC116927185 gene encoding uncharacterized protein LOC116927185, with translation MFVIATLHRSSLFILFLASALRSREIIVTMAFLLKMVSVSTMVVGFLAIFFQTCELIVFRSANNGFKEPDVVSAGIWGGFFLVLFSLLLLNNRLRDTLAIQGLAVYGILVGITIIGLYSWSVSRYQSAIPNCGNINISNVTLCGRVALDSLLIFCGILAVGLNAATTILASTFTLD, from the exons ATGTTTGTTATCGCAACGCTCCACAGGTCGTCACTTTTCATTCTCTTCCTTGCGTCTGCTCTTCGGTCACGTGAAATTATTGTAACCATGGCGTTTCTTCTCAAAATGGTCTCGGTATCTACGATGGTCGTTGGATTCTTGGCCATCTTCTTTCAG ACTTGCGAGCTAATCGTTTTTCGATCAGCAAATAACGGTTTCAAAGAACCTGATGTCGTTTCTGCCGGTATCTGGGGCGGTTTCTTCCTCGTCCTTTTCAGTCTCTTGCTTCTGAATAATCG ACTACGGGATACTTTGGCCATCCAGGGTTTGGCAGTTTACGGTATCCTAGTTGGAATCACCATTATTGGATTGTATTCGTGGAGCGTCAGTAGATATCAATCGGCCATTCCCAATTGTggcaacatcaacatttccaACGTGACACTAT GTGGACGGGTTGCCCTCGATTCGTTGCTCATCTTTTGCGGCATCTTAGCCGTGGGGCTCAACGCTGCCACCACCATTCTGGCGTCAACCTTTACGTTAGACTGA